One Methylocapsa sp. D3K7 DNA window includes the following coding sequences:
- a CDS encoding FUSC family protein, whose translation MGAISSRVNSGLLLPELVSRLRAAKRAFPAIFYGARIALSASVALYVAFFLQLDQPSWAGTTAVIVAQPVLGAALRKGMFRLIGTLAGAVAAVWLLMLFPQSRVGFFLGLAIWCGLCGSAATALRNFAAYGAIIAGFTAAIVALNAIAAPEHVLMIALSRASTITIGIIVTTLVFSFTDFGGARDDLARRMLLASQAIMSGLIRALQFEAGPIESSRAIRRALFADVAGLDAIIDEAIGESFAVRARAATLQAALSGLFSAISSWRTIESHLDERPRVATEAGAKAALSALSAGGLPDALAAEAAKDPLALCERLQRSGDALLICPAADISERLLLDQTGKALLGLAGTMNGLVLLNEPLRAKVIARRAARRTFDPLVASLNGVRVALAVGAAALFWIFTHWPEGTTFIMFIVIVSLLYTKQDEQAFDAGLSMVFGCLLAAIAAGVLKFLLLPSHGSYEAFSLLLAAFLIPGGAVATVPGIGATAFLYDVNLIPMLSPTNHMVYDLSAFLNNGLAIVSGSIAGAALYQLIPPLSPALRARRQIAAALHDLHRLAAGNWRPPADIWEDRLYDRMIALPKAATPRQRSQLVAALGTGLAIAQVRDLADTVGERGGAGRVISLLATGNPDQMRAAAAGIVARLAPQAGQGSPIAVQRFCTAMREIEEALTSDPAFFAGRG comes from the coding sequence ATGGGGGCGATCAGCAGCCGGGTCAACAGCGGTCTTTTGTTGCCCGAACTTGTGTCCCGTTTGAGGGCTGCCAAACGGGCGTTTCCGGCTATCTTCTATGGTGCGCGTATCGCACTCTCGGCGTCGGTCGCGCTTTATGTTGCGTTTTTCTTGCAGTTGGACCAACCCAGCTGGGCTGGGACAACAGCCGTCATCGTCGCCCAACCCGTCCTCGGTGCGGCGCTTCGCAAAGGGATGTTCCGCCTCATCGGCACGCTCGCGGGGGCTGTCGCGGCAGTCTGGCTTCTCATGCTTTTTCCGCAATCGCGGGTTGGATTTTTTTTGGGCTTGGCGATTTGGTGCGGGCTCTGCGGCTCTGCGGCGACGGCTTTGCGTAATTTCGCCGCCTATGGCGCCATCATCGCGGGATTCACCGCCGCGATTGTCGCCTTGAACGCGATCGCGGCGCCAGAGCATGTGTTGATGATTGCACTCAGCCGCGCCAGCACCATCACCATTGGGATCATCGTCACGACTCTCGTCTTTTCCTTCACCGATTTCGGTGGCGCGCGCGACGATTTGGCGCGCCGAATGCTGCTTGCCAGCCAGGCGATCATGTCAGGGCTCATACGAGCTTTACAGTTTGAAGCCGGCCCGATTGAATCGAGCCGCGCCATTCGCCGAGCTCTGTTTGCCGATGTCGCGGGACTCGACGCGATTATCGACGAGGCGATCGGCGAATCCTTCGCGGTGCGCGCCCGCGCCGCCACTCTGCAAGCAGCCCTGTCGGGTCTATTTTCCGCTATATCTTCTTGGCGCACGATTGAATCCCACTTGGACGAACGTCCGAGGGTCGCGACAGAGGCAGGCGCCAAAGCGGCACTATCGGCACTATCGGCCGGCGGATTACCCGATGCTTTGGCTGCCGAGGCGGCAAAGGATCCCCTCGCGCTCTGCGAGCGATTGCAGAGGAGCGGCGATGCGCTTTTGATTTGTCCTGCGGCCGACATTTCGGAGCGGTTGCTTCTTGACCAGACCGGCAAGGCTCTGCTTGGTCTTGCCGGGACGATGAATGGTCTTGTGCTTCTCAACGAACCCTTACGCGCGAAAGTCATCGCGCGGCGAGCCGCCAGACGGACCTTCGATCCGCTCGTGGCATCACTCAACGGTGTGCGAGTCGCGCTGGCGGTCGGCGCAGCAGCCCTGTTCTGGATTTTCACGCACTGGCCAGAAGGTACCACCTTTATCATGTTCATCGTCATCGTGTCATTGCTTTACACCAAGCAGGACGAGCAGGCCTTCGACGCGGGGCTTTCGATGGTATTCGGGTGCCTCCTTGCCGCAATTGCGGCTGGCGTGCTCAAATTTCTTTTGCTCCCATCCCATGGAAGCTATGAAGCTTTTAGTCTTCTGCTCGCAGCATTTCTCATTCCGGGTGGCGCCGTGGCGACGGTGCCCGGCATTGGGGCCACGGCTTTTCTTTACGATGTGAATCTCATTCCGATGCTGAGCCCGACCAACCATATGGTCTACGATTTATCGGCGTTCCTGAACAATGGGCTGGCCATTGTGTCGGGGTCGATCGCCGGCGCGGCCCTGTATCAGTTAATTCCTCCGCTTTCGCCAGCGCTGCGGGCTCGCCGCCAGATTGCCGCCGCTTTGCATGATCTCCACCGGCTCGCGGCTGGCAACTGGCGCCCTCCAGCGGACATTTGGGAAGACCGCCTCTATGACCGGATGATCGCTCTACCTAAAGCCGCGACTCCTCGCCAGCGAAGTCAATTGGTGGCGGCGCTCGGCACCGGCCTCGCGATCGCGCAAGTGCGGGATCTGGCGGACACAGTCGGAGAGCGGGGTGGTGCCGGC